From one Brevibacterium sp. 'Marine' genomic stretch:
- a CDS encoding benzaldehyde dehydrogenase: MTDFLGTDWHEKIFTGIWTAGSGETYDVIEPATGETLGRLGAASADDVTAAATRAAAAQKEWAKTTPAERAAVLRRAGALWAEHADELAGWIIREAGSIPPKAALEISSAEAICYESSALPSHPKGQVLTSNEPRWSFARRVPAGVVSVIAPFNFPLILAMRSVAPALALGNAVLLKPDPRTAVCAGVAIAKVFAEAGLPEGLLQVLPGGLDAGEAVVAAPEVSVISFTGSTAAGRKVGEAAGRLLKRCHLELGGNNALVVLPGAEVGPATSAGAFGSWMHQGQICMTTGRHLVHDSIYDEYVEQLAERARNLPVGDPATEEVAIGPIIDEKQRTHVRDILDKATADGARLVAGGPGEGAFVPPTVLTDLSPSNPAWAQEIFGPVAPVARFSTLEEAAAMVNDSEYGLSLGILGDVGMAMDLADLVDTGKVHINEQTVSDEANVPFGGMKDSGNGSRFGGAEANIEAFTETQWVTMRSSIAPYPF, from the coding sequence ATGACTGATTTCCTGGGAACCGACTGGCACGAGAAGATCTTCACCGGCATCTGGACCGCAGGCTCGGGAGAGACCTACGACGTCATCGAACCGGCCACCGGTGAGACCCTCGGCCGCCTCGGTGCCGCCAGCGCCGACGACGTCACCGCCGCCGCCACGCGAGCCGCCGCTGCACAGAAGGAATGGGCGAAGACCACTCCGGCCGAACGGGCCGCAGTGCTGCGCCGCGCCGGTGCCCTGTGGGCCGAACACGCCGATGAGCTCGCCGGCTGGATCATCCGGGAAGCCGGCTCCATCCCGCCGAAGGCCGCTCTCGAGATCTCCTCCGCTGAAGCCATCTGCTATGAATCCTCCGCGCTGCCCAGCCACCCCAAGGGCCAGGTGCTGACCTCGAACGAACCCCGCTGGTCCTTCGCCCGCCGAGTGCCCGCCGGAGTCGTCTCCGTCATCGCCCCGTTCAACTTCCCCCTCATCCTCGCCATGCGCTCCGTCGCCCCAGCTCTGGCCCTGGGCAACGCAGTCCTGCTCAAGCCGGACCCGCGCACCGCCGTGTGCGCCGGAGTGGCGATCGCGAAGGTCTTCGCCGAGGCGGGCCTGCCCGAAGGGCTGCTCCAGGTCCTGCCCGGCGGCCTCGACGCCGGTGAAGCCGTCGTCGCCGCACCCGAGGTCTCCGTCATCTCCTTCACCGGGTCCACCGCGGCCGGACGCAAGGTCGGCGAAGCCGCCGGTCGCCTCCTCAAGCGCTGCCACCTCGAACTCGGTGGAAACAATGCGCTCGTCGTCCTTCCCGGAGCCGAGGTCGGTCCGGCCACCTCGGCGGGGGCCTTCGGATCGTGGATGCACCAGGGCCAGATCTGCATGACCACCGGCCGCCACCTCGTCCACGACTCCATCTATGACGAGTACGTCGAACAGTTGGCCGAACGCGCTCGCAACCTGCCGGTCGGCGACCCCGCCACCGAGGAGGTCGCGATCGGACCGATCATCGACGAGAAACAGCGCACCCACGTCCGTGACATCCTCGACAAAGCCACCGCCGACGGTGCGAGGCTCGTCGCCGGGGGACCGGGCGAAGGTGCCTTCGTCCCACCCACGGTGCTCACCGACCTGAGCCCCTCGAACCCGGCCTGGGCTCAGGAGATCTTCGGGCCCGTCGCACCCGTCGCACGCTTCTCCACCCTGGAGGAGGCGGCCGCAATGGTCAACGACAGTGAATACGGGCTCTCGCTCGGCATCCTCGGCGATGTGGGGATGGCCATGGACCTGGCCGACCTCGTCGACACAGGGAAGGTCCACATCAACGAACAGACCGTCTCCGACGAAGCCAACGTCCCCTTCGGCGGGATGAAGGACTCCGGCAACGGATCCCGATTCGGAGGGGCCGAGGCGAATATCGAAGCCTTCACCGAAACCCAATGGGTGACGATGCGCTCGTCCATCGCGCCCTACCCGTTCTGA